The Luteibacter flocculans genomic interval CTCGGGGCGATCCTCATCGCGCTGCTTTCCGCGCTGTTCTTCACCCTGACCTACGTGCTCAATCGCGCCGTCGTGAGTGGCGGCGGTCATTGGCAGTGGGCAGTGATTCTGCGTTACCTCATCACCTTGCCCTTGCTGGCCGCGGTACTGCCATTTCAGGGCGGTACGGGCGCCTTGCCGCGGGAGTTGCGTGCATATCCGCGCACCTGGCTGCTGTGGAGCAGCGTGGGTTTCGTGCTGTTCGGCGTGCCGCTGACCTGGGCGGCGAGCAGCGGACCGTCATGGCTGGTCGCCGGCAGCTTCCAGATGACCGTGCTCGCGGGGCCGTTGATGGCGCCCTTCATCTACCGCGACGAGCGGGCACGCTGGCACGTGGCGCCGCTGGCTATCGGCACGCTGATCGTCATGGGCGTGATGATGTTGCAGTTCGGCCACGCACACGGCGCACTCGATGCGTCGGCCTGGCTGGCCGTGGGCGCCGTCGTGTTCGCCGCCTTCGCCTATCCGCTCGGCAACCGAAAGATTCTCCTGCATCTGGAGCGCACCGGCACCCAGCTCGGGGCCGTGCAACGGGTGTTCGGCATGACGCTGGCGAGTTGGCCGCTGTGGTGGATCCTCGCCGCCATCACGTGGTTCACGGTGGGCGCGCCGACCTTGACCGAGGTGCTGCTAGCTGGCGGCGTGGCTCTCTCATCCGGCGTGATCGCCACGGTGCTGTTCTTCCATGCGACGGAGCGGGTAGGGCGCCGGCCCACGGCGCTGGCCGCCGTGGAGGCGATGCAGGCAGCCGAACTGCTATTCGCCACCGTCATTGGCGCCGTGTTCCTGCACGAGGCGGTCCCCGGGCCCCTGGACTCCACAGGTGCCGTCGTCATTGTCATGGGCATCGTGCTGTTTGCCCGGGCCAGCGGGCGCGAAGCCGTGGTCGACGATGCGTCCGCCGATCGAGGTGCTTGACGCGCCGGGGCGCCGACTGGCGTAGGCTGGCCGAAGTCTCGCTGGAGGTGTCATGAAAACCCTCGTTCTCGCCCTGCTGTTCGGACTGCCCCTCGCCGCATCCGCGACACCGCCGCCCGGCACGCACCGGGAGCCCGCTCCCGCGCCCGATCCGATGCAGCACTTTTCGTGGCGCGACGACGCGGCCGGCTACACCTTCGTCGCTCCGCCGCGCTGGGCGGGCAAGGTGCGCGCCATACCGCTGGCATCGGCCGACCTGGCCGCGTCCGGCGCGCTCAGCGGTGTGCGCTTCGTCGCCGGCAATCGCACGCTGCTGGTGCTGCTCACCACCGACGAGACGCGGGCCAAGGCGTTGACCGCCACCGGCGCCACCGAGCTGTCGCGACACGATGGACATGTCGTGGCGTTCAAGGCGGCGTCGCAGACCGGCAGC includes:
- a CDS encoding multidrug resistance efflux transporter family protein, with the protein product MIARAGRATSLGAILIALLSALFFTLTYVLNRAVVSGGGHWQWAVILRYLITLPLLAAVLPFQGGTGALPRELRAYPRTWLLWSSVGFVLFGVPLTWAASSGPSWLVAGSFQMTVLAGPLMAPFIYRDERARWHVAPLAIGTLIVMGVMMLQFGHAHGALDASAWLAVGAVVFAAFAYPLGNRKILLHLERTGTQLGAVQRVFGMTLASWPLWWILAAITWFTVGAPTLTEVLLAGGVALSSGVIATVLFFHATERVGRRPTALAAVEAMQAAELLFATVIGAVFLHEAVPGPLDSTGAVVIVMGIVLFARASGREAVVDDASADRGA